Proteins from a single region of Erythrobacter sp.:
- a CDS encoding DUF885 family protein — MRFILGMLACAMTAGMPAQVLAQTQAQAPVVDAGYDALVTLNEDLRQYMLPGFTAGVVMDSGARIGDVYADDLMARKLAGLAAFEARLSALPVKSWSRAGQADYLAVKSILNGYRFNLEVLRPWKRDPGFYLDPLMAVAFAEVTKSDADIAKLRTRLRAVPPLLASARGNLTEVAGDFADLALHNLENSDGVNHYHPYRTVPPAGIIGWYDDLLARARTSRPDLVDDVLAARNAVVAFRDWLRADRARMSAPGGVGAARYDWYIRHVRMIPLTGDEMVTLAEREHERMTAALVLLRHRNRNLPQLTLSQSAAEQAAKIASTDAAVRRFLKDENIVTIPGDVGDLGSNTPYIERPGGPNFWEQIQFRDPIPDHLHAVIPGHRFDAVLAERDTRPIRSAYSDGGRAEGWATYLEEALMIAGATRDRPRADEFIELFGIFRAARVPADINMQRNRWKVAEAVGYMRAKTPWLDEDVARVDAEIYLRRPPGYGIAYTIGKLQMDALLADRASQLGEAFNLKDFHDQFLAAGRLPIALVRYEMTGAEDEVALFWNTPPIPPAD, encoded by the coding sequence ATGCGGTTCATCCTCGGCATGCTGGCGTGTGCAATGACGGCAGGCATGCCAGCGCAGGTGCTGGCGCAGACACAAGCGCAGGCTCCGGTGGTTGATGCGGGTTATGACGCACTCGTCACCCTCAACGAGGATCTGCGCCAATATATGCTGCCCGGCTTTACCGCCGGTGTGGTGATGGATTCGGGCGCGCGCATCGGCGATGTCTATGCCGATGATCTGATGGCGCGAAAACTCGCCGGGCTGGCCGCTTTCGAGGCGCGGCTGAGTGCCCTTCCTGTCAAGAGCTGGTCGCGCGCAGGGCAAGCCGATTACCTCGCGGTGAAATCGATCCTCAACGGCTACCGCTTCAATCTCGAAGTCTTGCGCCCGTGGAAGCGCGATCCCGGCTTCTATCTCGATCCGCTGATGGCAGTCGCCTTTGCCGAGGTGACGAAGAGCGATGCGGACATCGCCAAGCTGCGCACAAGGCTGCGGGCCGTGCCGCCGTTGCTAGCCTCGGCGCGGGGCAATCTCACCGAGGTGGCGGGCGATTTTGCCGATCTTGCCCTCCACAACCTGGAGAACAGCGACGGGGTCAATCACTATCACCCCTATCGCACAGTGCCGCCCGCCGGGATCATCGGCTGGTATGACGATCTGCTGGCGCGGGCCCGTACGAGCCGCCCCGATCTGGTGGATGATGTGCTGGCTGCACGAAATGCGGTGGTGGCTTTTCGCGACTGGCTGCGCGCCGACCGGGCGCGGATGAGCGCTCCCGGCGGGGTCGGTGCGGCGCGTTATGACTGGTATATCCGCCACGTCCGCATGATCCCGCTGACGGGCGACGAAATGGTCACCCTCGCCGAACGCGAGCATGAACGCATGACCGCCGCCCTCGTGCTGCTGCGCCACCGCAACCGCAATCTGCCGCAGCTCACCCTGTCGCAAAGCGCTGCTGAGCAAGCCGCCAAGATCGCCTCGACCGATGCCGCCGTCCGCCGTTTCCTCAAGGACGAGAATATCGTCACCATCCCCGGTGATGTCGGCGATCTGGGCAGCAACACGCCCTATATCGAGCGCCCGGGCGGCCCCAATTTCTGGGAGCAGATCCAGTTCCGCGATCCGATCCCCGATCACCTGCACGCGGTGATCCCCGGCCACCGTTTCGATGCGGTGCTGGCCGAGCGCGACACCCGTCCGATCCGCAGCGCCTATAGCGACGGCGGCCGCGCCGAGGGCTGGGCAACCTATCTCGAAGAGGCACTGATGATTGCCGGCGCCACCCGCGACCGGCCGCGGGCGGATGAATTCATCGAGCTCTTCGGCATTTTCCGCGCCGCCCGCGTCCCGGCCGATATCAACATGCAGCGCAATCGCTGGAAGGTGGCCGAGGCAGTCGGCTACATGCGCGCCAAGACCCCGTGGCTCGACGAGGATGTCGCCCGCGTCGATGCCGAGATCTACCTGCGCCGCCCGCCGGGCTACGGCATCGCCTACACGATCGGCAAATTGCAGATGGACGCGCTGCTGGCCGACCGCGCAAGCCAGCTGGGCGAGGCCTTCAACCTCAAGGATTTCCACGACCAGTTCCTCGCTGCGGGCCGCCTTCCGATCGCATTGGTGCGTTACGAGATGACCGGCGCCGAGGACGAGGTGGCGCTGTTCTGGAACACCCCGCCGATCCCTCCGGCGGACTAG
- a CDS encoding DJ-1/PfpI family protein produces the protein MQIAVLTFDGFNELDSFIAAGILNRMKPKGWGAYITSPTEQVTSMNGVTVTRQRPLSFAKEADAVLIGSGIKTREIATDPALIGQIDLDPERQLIGAQCSGTLLLAKLGFVGDLPACTDLTTKAWVIEAGVRVIDAPFVAHGNVATAGGCLSSQYLAAWMIARGASWQDAAQAIHYVAPVGEKDQWIDRASTAVGKFLPCAAAA, from the coding sequence ATGCAGATCGCCGTTCTCACCTTCGACGGATTCAACGAGTTGGACTCGTTCATCGCTGCGGGCATCCTCAACAGGATGAAACCGAAAGGCTGGGGAGCGTATATCACCTCGCCTACGGAGCAGGTGACTTCGATGAATGGTGTCACAGTCACCCGCCAGCGACCTCTATCCTTCGCAAAGGAAGCTGATGCTGTGCTAATCGGCAGCGGCATAAAGACCCGCGAAATCGCCACCGACCCGGCGTTGATCGGTCAGATCGACCTTGACCCCGAGCGGCAACTAATCGGTGCCCAGTGCTCGGGAACTTTGCTGCTGGCAAAGCTCGGGTTCGTGGGCGATCTTCCGGCATGCACCGACCTCACTACAAAGGCTTGGGTAATCGAGGCGGGCGTGCGGGTCATCGACGCACCTTTTGTCGCGCACGGCAATGTTGCCACGGCTGGCGGATGCCTGTCATCTCAATATCTCGCAGCGTGGATGATCGCGCGGGGAGCGTCGTGGCAGGACGCGGCGCAGGCGATCCATTACGTGGCTCCGGTGGGTGAGAAGGACCAGTGGATCGATCGCGCCAGCACCGCAGTCGGCAAGTTCCTCCCCTGTGCGGCCGCAGCGTAA
- a CDS encoding SRPBCC family protein has protein sequence MIRKALLALAALAVLALGGLYAWGLSIPATTRTEREVQFAASPEGVHARISDVRGQKAWRSDIGKVEVSSDGKQWTEFPDDGSTLAFRLIESRPASTFVIAYKSSLGFEGLWRAGLEPDGNGTRGVFAEEVTIPNPFLRAIGRMTSPPGQHLDLYLQDLRRVTEPQ, from the coding sequence ATGATCCGGAAGGCCTTGCTGGCGCTTGCCGCGCTTGCGGTGCTTGCCCTCGGCGGACTTTACGCCTGGGGTCTTTCAATCCCCGCAACCACCAGAACCGAGCGTGAGGTCCAATTCGCAGCATCGCCCGAGGGGGTCCACGCTCGTATCAGCGACGTTCGCGGTCAAAAGGCGTGGCGTAGCGATATCGGCAAGGTTGAGGTCAGCAGCGACGGCAAGCAATGGACCGAATTCCCCGACGACGGAAGCACGCTTGCCTTTCGGTTGATCGAGAGCCGTCCCGCAAGCACCTTCGTCATCGCCTACAAGTCGTCGCTTGGTTTCGAGGGACTTTGGCGTGCCGGGCTTGAACCCGATGGCAACGGCACACGCGGCGTGTTTGCCGAAGAGGTCACGATCCCAAATCCTTTCCTTCGGGCAATCGGTCGTATGACCAGTCCACCGGGCCAGCATCTTGACCTTTACCTACAGGATCTCCGGCGCGTAACTGAACCCCAATGA
- a CDS encoding MGMT family protein has protein sequence MAKRKTALEHLNNGREPHIVHMIPPGAPGYREADGGAMVVSSPAEVNAIVRTLKSGEVVTLDDLRAAIARRHQVAVACPVSTAIFLNMCARAAEEQRAIGLPESELTPWWRVLKKGGFLNPKYPGGTEAQQALLEAEGVRVSPLRKKPAVFDFADRTPADPLERRA, from the coding sequence ATGGCAAAACGAAAGACCGCACTGGAGCACCTGAACAACGGGCGCGAACCGCACATTGTCCATATGATTCCACCAGGTGCACCTGGCTATCGTGAGGCCGATGGCGGGGCGATGGTTGTCTCCTCCCCCGCGGAGGTGAACGCCATTGTGCGCACGCTCAAGTCGGGAGAGGTCGTTACGCTCGATGACCTTCGCGCCGCAATCGCCCGCCGCCATCAGGTCGCGGTGGCCTGTCCCGTTTCGACCGCGATCTTCCTCAATATGTGCGCACGCGCAGCAGAGGAGCAGCGCGCGATTGGTTTGCCTGAAAGTGAGCTTACGCCTTGGTGGCGCGTGCTGAAGAAAGGCGGCTTTCTCAATCCCAAATACCCCGGCGGCACCGAGGCGCAGCAGGCGCTGCTGGAAGCCGAGGGCGTGCGCGTTTCGCCGCTGCGCAAGAAGCCTGCCGTCTTTGACTTTGCCGATCGGACGCCAGCGGATCCGCTGGAGAGGCGCGCATGA
- a CDS encoding IS3 family transposase (programmed frameshift), with amino-acid sequence MKTTRKRYSAEFKAKVALEAIRGDLTLAELAAKHGVHHTMIAAWKRQAIDGMASTFSGAGDAARAVSEGEVEKLHAKIGQLVVERDFLGESLRSMSLDRRRAMVEPAHHRLSISAQCRLLRISRSSYYYAPVPETDETLALMTVIDETFMECPWYGSRQMARHLRRNGHEVGRRRARRLMAKMGLTPIYQRPRTSDPHPQHRVYPYLLRKLAIERPNHVWCADVTYIPMRRGFLYLVAIMDWATRKVLAWRLSNTMDAGFCVAALEEALVRFGKPEIFNTDQGSQFTSYAFTSVLRDAEVRISMDGRGRWMDNVFIERLWRSLKYECVYLHACETGSELKAGLGRWITYYNTQRPHSGLAGRTPVEAYRRIGQSDHGGHAPHDLMTKQAA; translated from the exons ATGAAGACGACGAGGAAGCGCTACAGCGCGGAGTTCAAGGCCAAGGTGGCGCTGGAAGCGATCCGGGGCGACCTGACGCTGGCGGAGCTGGCAGCGAAGCATGGCGTGCACCACACGATGATCGCGGCCTGGAAGCGGCAGGCCATCGACGGGATGGCGAGCACCTTTTCCGGGGCTGGTGATGCGGCCAGGGCGGTCAGCGAGGGCGAGGTGGAAAAGCTGCACGCCAAGATCGGGCAACTGGTGGTGGAGCGGGATTTTTTAG GCGAAAGCCTTCGGTCGATGAGCCTGGACCGGAGGCGGGCGATGGTCGAACCTGCTCACCACCGCTTGTCGATCTCGGCGCAGTGCCGCCTGCTGCGGATTAGTCGTTCGTCCTATTACTACGCGCCGGTGCCGGAAACGGATGAGACGCTGGCGCTGATGACGGTGATCGACGAAACCTTCATGGAGTGTCCGTGGTACGGCAGCCGCCAGATGGCGCGGCACCTGCGTCGCAACGGCCACGAGGTCGGTCGTCGCCGTGCACGGCGGTTGATGGCGAAGATGGGCCTGACGCCGATCTACCAGCGGCCGCGCACGAGCGATCCGCACCCGCAGCACCGGGTCTATCCGTACCTGCTGCGCAAGCTGGCGATCGAGCGGCCCAACCATGTCTGGTGCGCCGATGTGACATACATCCCGATGCGCCGCGGCTTCCTCTACCTGGTGGCGATCATGGACTGGGCCACCCGCAAGGTCTTGGCGTGGCGGCTGTCGAACACGATGGACGCCGGGTTCTGCGTCGCGGCGCTGGAGGAGGCGCTGGTCCGGTTCGGCAAGCCGGAGATCTTCAATACCGACCAGGGCAGCCAGTTTACCAGCTACGCCTTCACCAGCGTGCTGCGAGACGCCGAGGTCCGCATCAGCATGGATGGCCGGGGGCGGTGGATGGACAACGTCTTTATCGAGCGCCTCTGGCGCTCCCTGAAATACGAATGCGTCTATCTCCATGCCTGTGAGACCGGATCGGAGCTGAAGGCTGGCCTTGGCCGGTGGATCACCTATTACAACACCCAGCGTCCGCACTCGGGCCTGGCCGGGCGAACCCCGGTCGAGGCCTATCGGCGGATCGGGCAATCAGATCATGGGGGGCATGCCCCCCATGATCTGATGACCAAACAGGCGGCATGA
- a CDS encoding surface-adhesin E family protein, whose protein sequence is MRIQTDNHDDSSTYVDLKSIRAGNGYRQVWAKQVFKPNPNAIKEIRVQYELDCKDPAYRILRSRVYQKDGSVEGQPKGEGWFNVLPDDTSGLKALHDAVCGARVRA, encoded by the coding sequence GTGCGCATTCAGACTGATAACCACGATGATAGCTCGACCTACGTTGATCTGAAATCGATCCGCGCCGGTAACGGATATCGGCAGGTGTGGGCAAAGCAGGTCTTCAAACCTAACCCTAACGCCATCAAAGAGATCCGCGTTCAGTACGAGCTTGATTGCAAGGACCCGGCGTATCGCATCCTCAGAAGCCGTGTTTACCAGAAAGATGGCTCGGTCGAGGGTCAACCCAAAGGCGAGGGCTGGTTCAACGTTTTGCCTGACGATACGAGCGGGCTAAAGGCGCTTCATGATGCCGTTTGTGGCGCAAGAGTTCGGGCGTAG